CCCTTATGGGAACTACATATGACTCTATATGGGGGAACTACGTGCGCTTTTGGATTCGTTGAGCCTCTGATATCATCGGTTTTATATAGTTTGACACCCTCAAATTATCGTATATACTGTATGCCGTTGTGGTAAGTATATGTTTATATTTTCATACCATAGGCTTAACTGTATGCCGTTGTGGTAAGTATATGTTTATATTTTGTATCCTCATTTTCCACCAACTTTTTTCtatcaaaatccaaaaaaatatcttcttcaggaacttcAAAAAATGGAGAGATTTGAGCCTCTTGAACTTGTTCTTGGAGCTGCATTAATCGCTTCCGATCGTCTCATCAACCTTATTCGCTTACAAGTCTCGACGAACATCCTGAAATCATTcaaaaaaattaacaaacaaatgTTATGAAATCAATTCTAAAAAAATGTATTATACTGAAATGATCACTTGATTAAGTTTGGCGAACTTACTTCCAAGGAACATCACCAACAAGCATCCAGTCCCCAAATTTATCCTCATACATTGATACATACATTCTTCCATTCACAACATCTAACAAGTTGTTCTCACTTAATGCATTTTCTATAAAAACAATCACTATATTCACATTAGTTAATCATCAAACAGGACACAAGCTTACCTAAATTCAAATCTAAAATGAAGTTTTATGCGCTGTCCAATCGAATCGTTGAATACAGGGGCGGACCTACTCCTATGGTTGGGGATAgaggtgtgaatttctgacacgacccgaaaacacgACACAAACTTAACACGAAATTtgtgggtttgggtttagtctgaATGGGTTCGGGTTAGTTTCaagttgaacccgcgaacccgtttagctacACGGGCCGGGTTCGTGTCAACCAGGTCGGGTTGGCAGGTtaacccgtttaacccatttatattatgctatattttttttcaatatgtttatgtcataaattaaattggATGAGTGTTTTACGCCacaattataacttaaaaataggaattaacataagattttataattaaaatgtaactatattatatacatttgtgtttttttagtaaAAGTTTACTTAATATGTTATTttgcgaaaaaaaaaaaaaatccaggttgaacgggtcgtgttcgagtCAACCGCGAATATCCaggttgtgttcgggttcatatgtatgacacgaTTTATGGGTTTGGGTCGGATTCctctaaaattttcgggttcgggtcgggttgaacctgCCAACCCACGATCACGACCGATTTAGCACCCCTAGTTAGGGGCAGCCGCCCCCTTTAAAAATAGTGTTTTAGGCAAAAATCCCGATCGCCCCTCTTAAAAGCCTTGTCCCCGAGAAAATAACTCTTGGGTTCGCCAGTGCTTAAACATtgaatatgatgttttataaCAATAATTTGGGACCTTAGATCATTAGATATGTAGTTACCAAGTGTGAAATAAGAAAATATCTCCACCAGAGCACATTGAAGCTGCTGATAGTCTCCATACAATTCCAGATCTACTTTTCTCATATATGGTGCTCCGTCAACCGCCACCTTTACAAACTTAAAGTTACTGTTCTTCAGGTGCAACGTCACTGGCGGCCATCCAATCGCTTGTTTCCTGCGTTATCCATCATCAGTAGACATATTTGTATTGTTGTTAGGAATCAAGTGGCGCGGTGAAATCAACACACAGTTGCAAAACAATTTAAACACGCgcaaaatagaaaaataaaagtaAGTAGGAACACGATAATTTTAGGTGATTCAGTGTGAATTGAATCCTACGCTCCAACTAGATATTTTTATTATGCTTAGTAGTCAGAACTAAGATTACAATTACAATCATAGGGTATAAATAGATATTCATATTGTTAGGAATTAAGTGGCGCAGCAAAACAAAAACGATTTAAACACACgccagaaaaaaaaaataaagctaAAAGGAACACAACATTTTTAAGTGATGTAGTGTGAAACTTACGTCCACTGACTGCAACTAGATATTTTTACGATCatgatatatataaaatatacacaTAATTGTAGCCAAGGCCCCAAGAAACATTTATGGATCAAAACAGGCCCAAAGTCAGTGATCATAACTTACTCATCCAAAGGACATTTCGTAGCGTCGGAACGAATATCATCGAAACTTTCAATCGATCGTCGTTTTTTTGCCAACTTTCGGCCTCGTGATTCACCTGGTAAACCTAATGTGAGCTCAGTTTCAATGAGATTGAGGTCGTAAGTGGTAAACTCCGACGTCTTCGATGACATTTAATATGATACGATGAAAAAGAGTTATGGGTTTGAGATATTGAGGTTTTGTGGTGTAGTTGTAGTGGGAGAGACCACAAGCAATGCTCCACTTAGGAGTTTACACGTGGATTAAGATGAAGGGTCCAGATTGTTTGGTGTGggtgatgaatgatgatgaagagatgGTAGATTAGTTAAGTTGGTGGGAGTACCGAATCATGGCAATTTGCTCGTGTGTGTTGTTTGATGAAAAAGAAAGTAATATGGATCCAAAATGACACATAACACATTGTCGTGTTtgtctttgtttcttttttcctTATCTAAAATGACACATTGTCGTGTGGGTCTTTGCTTCTTTTTTCCTTTACTTTTCTTAGCTGCTACTGCTATTCTCAGGcctctaaaattttattttacaCCTCTGTATGTATATAATCCGTATAGAGTTAAACTGGTCGTACAACTAATTGTTGCAAAAAAAATGTTAGAGAATGGTATTTTTGTCTccatgtatacgggccgtataacattatacgacccgtatagaataCTATACGAttaatataatgttatacgactcAAACCTCATATAATTTTATACGACCTGATATTTTTTATCCATCTATACACGCACCTAACATTATACGGCCCGATATTTGTTATGTCATATTATTCTAATACGGGCCTATACGATTAATATAATGTTATATGGCCCGTATATAGGATGTGAAACTAAGATTTTGGGGTGTATGACGCTTTATTATTTTAATTGTTATTTCTACATATTAATGATTTAGTTCTCTTCTGTGAGTAAATGCATTTATTGATGATTTAGTTCTCTTCAGTCATTAAATGCATTTTTTTAAATATGACTGACACATTGTGGTGTGGGTCtttgtttttttaaattaattatttCGATATATAGATGATTTAGTTCTCTTAAGTGATTAAATGCATTTTCTTAAATATGATTAAAAAGATACGAACATCATTATAAACGTGAGAACAACCATTATATTTTCACTTCGGATTCCTATCAAGCCATTCCAGGGGAGACACGAGAGGGGGTATGTTGGAGAAGTGTGAGCATGAGTAAATGCCAATGAAGATGACAGATTTTGAGAAAGGGGTGTTTGAGTGTTTGTTAGGTAGCATAACTCGAATTAAGTTATTCGAATTTGCCCGAAATTTTACTTATTCAATtcgaataaacttaaaaaaacccTAAATAACTGTATTTCTTAAACTTTAACATTAATCCATCTTTACTCAATTAATGTATGCAAGCTCAATAAGGCTATTTATAATAGACTTCGTCCTCACAAGCTTGATATGAAGAACTCAAATCCTATCTTCTATCGGTTGGCTTCAAACCAACCATCTCATATCCGTCTCTCTTTGTTAATCACTCTACAAACACTCATTTTTCTTCTCGTATATGTCGATGACATCATAATTATCGGAGTAAAATCCCCTCTAATCAATAAATTCACCACTAGTCTCGCTACTCCATTTTCCCTAAAAGATCTTAGATCTCTCTCTTACTTCTTAGGTGTTAAAGTCATCTCTCACACCAAATGCCTATTTCTATCCCAATCTAAATGCATTTGTGATCTATTACTAAAATCGATGGCATACCTCTACACTCGGAAGAGATCATTCTTTGTTATTCTTGatccattggtttacaatatgtGGAAATGTGAGACCATCACtagttattttttaagttgagaTTGTTGCCGGCCAACGACTAATAGttgaaattattaaaatccattattccttcaTTTTATAGCCTTAAAAAGGGCTAAATCAGTATCTTGTTGATAAGGCTTACATCTCACACCATGACACATGGTTACATTTCATCCATAAGCAACTTAGCTTTAAGAAGTTTACGATCCTAACTTGTACatcactttttctttcattttcatttctaatttgTATGTAGAGTAATGAACTTATATTTGTTAATATTAACACAGGCCGCAATTACTAATTTAATTACAAGTTAAAGGGGTTGTATTTGTAAATTGTTAgtaatgtttatttatttattttgtgatATGTAAACATTTGTAGAACTAGAAAAGATTTAAGTTAAAGTGTTGGGAAAACAACACTTAAAGCCTAATTATGAATTTGTTAAAAGACCTAAATGACCCTTTGTTTTGATGATGTTAGAAATTTATAGCTTGTGTTAATGGTTGTTGATTAAGGATGTGCATATACCACACACATGTCACTTAACATTTAACAGTTAATGAATCATCAAGTGCGCATATCCAACAAGTACAATCACCACCAAGTAATATATCTTCAAAGACTATCACGTGTAAAGATTGAAGAACGAAGACATAAATGTGATGAATGAAGTGAAGATACATGTCAACAAAAATCATTGATAGAATACCAATCACAATATACAAAGAATAAAGCTTAAACACCAAGCGAATTTAATAGGGAATAGAAAGATGATTAAACAAGGATTGATTAATAGGTAATTAATCAAGGTTCTTTCAACCATAACAAGTAAAATCTCAAAGGAATCAAACTAGTTGAAGAATTTCCATTTGTAGGATGAAATCATGGTGGGAGACTAAACCATACTATAAATGGAAAGAAAGCAGCCATGTTTACCAAATGTGCACCATGCTTTAAAAGTTGACAACACTCTTGATGGATGTCATTAGGTTGCTTGCAAGACTTAAAATTCAGAGGTATTACCGTCCAAAAGGTGCTGGAACTCAAATATGGATGTTACACAACATTTAAGAATTCAAAATGTGTAAAATGACGTATTAGGATGTCCCATGTTCGATGGATTAATCGTGTCATTGACCATGACCATTGCAGATTTTGTTTCCTTATTTCTTCTGCACTGCCTATAAATGCAAGTTCCCCAACCTTTTTTCACCCGCCCTGTTTCTCATAAACTTCTCAAATACGTATTCAATCAATATCTCTTTAGTTCATTGATATTTCCACATTCAATCAAGAAGATTTTGAAGATCAAAgatcaagaagaaaaagaaaaagttgtgtTTCAACTTAATTATTCAATTTCTTATAATTGTAAGATTATCACTAGCTTGTTAGAGTGAATTATTTGTGAGAGGGCTCACTATTCATTGGTGATTATTATAAACAATATCTTGATATAGTGTGGTGAGTGAAAACATTATCTTCACCTAGTGTTGTGAGGAAGTTCACTGTGTTGATATAGTGAATGTTGGTTAAAGTGTAAAGACACACTGTCTTGATATGGTATGTTGAAGAAGGTATTCACTACCTTGGATTAATGAAGGATTGTAAAGACACACTATCTTGACATAATGGTATTGAAGAAGGTGATCACTACCTTGGCCTAGTTAGAAGTTTGTATCGATGATCTCTTCCGTTTAACAGAGACGTTTAGTGGAGCAACTCTTGATTAGAGAATCAGGGAGATGACGTGGAGTGGATTAGTTAACATTCACTTAAACCTCTATAAATTGGTTGTCTTTTTTTACCtttaacatgtcacaccccgaccacgtggaacaaccaaacatggcggaaacgtcagggagtgttgtaacagaattaattgtttcacaaccatggcatacaaagttacgtTTTATTTAATATCAACAATAGAGTAACATTGTCTTAAACATAAAAACCAAGAGTACAAAACATAGTTAAACTAagctatcttcattttatgtctctaaggcacaggtccgccctagtgtcatgatcatcgtcctacgcaaaagctcctgaaaacacatgtgaaaataggtacgtcagcataaaaatgcttgtgagatacataggttttgtgaaaataggattcatgacttaaaaTTTAAGAACTGTTTAATAACATTCAGTCAtgaactgtaacacctcgaaaattcctgtccattgaaataaagacacgtgtcatgagagacagacgtgtcagaaaaaccggattaaataaaaagatgattGGTAGGATTTTAATAAAAAGGGGCGTcgtgttatttaaaatacctctgaacgacccaagggcgacatgttattaaatcacctctgagcgacccgaatttttataaatcccaagatccttaaatcatttgATAATCATCTTATATGATAACCGGTTGtttccaaataaataaagttccatctttaTTAAGGACTTCGGATTAGTAGGCTTGTTACTACTGAGAATGCTaaataaaatccttgtatttgggAATCAAAAATGATTATTTAGTTTGTTCAACCTTAAGAGGATCCAAGACTTGAAACTTTGAAGTTTCCGTCAAATTAAACCTTTACAAGAGGCCAAAATTGTAAGAGCATGctaggcatgcaatggctgagcaaaATGGTCCCACATCTGAAAAAGTTAGCATGA
The sequence above is drawn from the Helianthus annuus cultivar XRQ/B chromosome 12, HanXRQr2.0-SUNRISE, whole genome shotgun sequence genome and encodes:
- the LOC110906168 gene encoding auxin-responsive protein IAA1 isoform X1 — its product is MSSKTSEFTTYDLNLIETELTLGLPGESRGRKLAKKRRSIESFDDIRSDATKCPLDEKQAIGWPPVTLHLKNSNFKFVKVAVDGAPYMRKVDLELYGDYQQLQCALVEIFSYFTLVIVFIENALSENNLLDVVNGRMYVSMYEDKFGDWMLVGDVPWKMFVETCKRIRLMRRSEAINAAPRTSSRGSNLSIF
- the LOC110906168 gene encoding auxin-responsive protein IAA1 isoform X2, which codes for MSSKTSEFTTYDLNLIETELTLGLPGESRGRKLAKKRRSIESFDDIRSDATKCPLDEKQAIGWPPVTLHLKNSNFKFVKVAVDGAPYMRKVDLELYGDYQQLQCALVEIFSYFTLENALSENNLLDVVNGRMYVSMYEDKFGDWMLVGDVPWKMFVETCKRIRLMRRSEAINAAPRTSSRGSNLSIF